The sequence CCAAATGTAGTTTCTCTCTGGAATATTCTAGACCTCAGACCTGAACTGGAAGAGAACCCGGTGCTTACCTTCCACATATCTGATTATGGATAAGGTTAAGGAAGTGACTTTTAAAAtaattcatctttctttcatccctcCCAATTTATTTCTAACAAGACATAAAAAGCACATTGATGTGGACTGCTCATTTCCTCAACTGGTCCAGAGGATTTAAGCCATTTTTATGTTGGCCTTGTACTTTGTGCTTTTTGGCAAGATGTCGGTACATTTATTTCCCAATATATTGATCCCGAATTTTCCCTTTCCTATGAAAACGTGTTGTTGTTTGGCTTCTTTACTTGTAATTCAGGCGAAGCAAATCAATATTTTATCATCAATTCGATTTTTATTACTTGCAAAATCACACTGATAAATCTAAGTCGTCCAATCATAAACCATCCTTTTTTTAATTTTCGAAAATGAAATCAAACAATACGTTACACCGATTCTATATTCTAAAAATAAGGAAAGCTATTGAAACCATAGATGTATGTACCGCTTATAAGATTTTTGTGAGCTGATTTGTGATTTCTGTTAATGTTCTGACCCCCGGGCACTATCTGTTTTTTGTGTTTActgcataaaaaataaaaataataataaaaaatgtgcatacaccattaaaaaaaaaagttgatcatTTCATTATAGATTGTTGTCATTTACCCGTCAAGATGTTTAACAGCACTTTGCGTCACGTCATCTGTTTCATAGCCAAGACATGTTGGTTTATATCCTCGGCCTGGCGGCTGTGTGGTTCTTGTATCGGTGGTGCAAGGAAACCCTCAGAGTGCCCCACCAGTCAGAGAGACACGTCTACATCACGGGCTGTGACTCGGGGTTCGGTCGTCTCCTGGCCACACACCTGGACAAGCTGGGTTTCTGTGTGATCGCAGGCTGTTATACCGAGAAAGGAGAGGATGAGCTGAAGAAGATCTCCTCTGACAGACTGACAGCCATCCACCTGGATGTCACCGACTCTCAAAGTGTCAGCAAAGTAGCATCCGTCATCAAGACTTTAGTTGGAGAGAAGGGTGAGTGAGTTTTGCTATGGAGTTAGCCCAAACTATCGACACTTTTCAGTTGTTGACTTGTATTTTATGGATGATATGGAAAATgaatattatcatgataatcatatAGGATCTTAAATTTTATCAGAATATCTGCTGCATATGCAAATGTACcgtgtttaagaatccagctgtgattcatcacattgaactgtttggtaatataaagtataatatgaaacccaaaactagttttcaaataatagtcTGTCTTGATATTTCAGACCTCGGTATGTGAGAGTTTTTAGATAATAGATTCTCTTGATCATTAATtctgacaacaaaattgtgtctcATGATGTAACAGTATCCAAACTCACCCCAACTCAACACAAATCCTATGCACTGAGAAACTATAAATGGTAATATTAGCCCAGCCCTACTGGTATCATATTTACTCTAAGAACTGAATACCATCCAaaagagtttttgtttttgttttttttattctggcGTGAAACAATACCAGGGGTGTAGCTTAAAGTGAAGTTCTTAATTCCTCTACAAGAACGAATCAGGTTGATGTTGTCACATGTAAACATTTCGTTATATTACATAGCATCCCAACTCATCTAAAGGCTGTTATATCATTACATGGTCTGAACACAGTAGCACACAAGTATTGTTTGATGagtttgtcatgtcatgtttatCTTGTGGGTTTGGTGCTGCAGGTCTGTGGGCTGTTGTCAACAATGCTGGAATCGCTTTGCCTTCTGCTCCCACCGACTGGCTCACCATAGAGGACTACAAGGCTATGTTAGCAGTCAATCTGCACGGTGTAATTGATGTCACCTTAAGTGTAGTGCCTTTAATCAAGAAAGCCAAAGGCAGGGTAGTGAATGTTGCCAGTGTGTTCGGGCGAATCAGCCCAGTTGGTGGGCCCTACTGTGTCTCCAAGTATGGAGTGGAAGCCTTCAATGACAGCCTACGGTGAGAGGAGCTGCTGTAGTATCATACTGTACTGTAGATTTTTTcacttaattttatccaaatgaTATATAATACAAGTTCATGACTTACAACAATCTTTTTTATGTGTTTTTAGGATTAACATGGCGCCATTTG comes from Lampris incognitus isolate fLamInc1 chromosome 11, fLamInc1.hap2, whole genome shotgun sequence and encodes:
- the dhrs9 gene encoding dehydrogenase/reductase SDR family member 9 — protein: MLVYILGLAAVWFLYRWCKETLRVPHQSERHVYITGCDSGFGRLLATHLDKLGFCVIAGCYTEKGEDELKKISSDRLTAIHLDVTDSQSVSKVASVIKTLVGEKGLWAVVNNAGIALPSAPTDWLTIEDYKAMLAVNLHGVIDVTLSVVPLIKKAKGRVVNVASVFGRISPVGGPYCVSKYGVEAFNDSLRINMAPFGVKVLCIEPGFFKTNISDVSLLKKNLEALWARLPQDVKDDYGHGFLNLMFEKMEESFARLLDGDIMKVVSCMEHAVSAVYPRTRYSPGWDAKLLWLPLSYMPTCISDRLFIKNMVKPKASVL